From the Moraxella sp. FZFQ2102 genome, the window CACCGCCTGCGGTGATGGCATCGATCTCGCTGTGCAGCTTTTGGCAGTAATGACAGGTTGGATCGGTGAAGACATAGATGTGGGCTTTTTTATCGCCTTGAGCGGTGAAGATGATTTGCTCAGATTCTGGGACTTTGGCAAGTGCGTCTTTGGCAATAGCGGATAATAGGTCAGCACCAATATCCACAGGCTCGCCATCACCCAGTTTGGCAATCTGCCCTTGAATCAGATAGGTGCCTGATTTGTCAGTGAACATCGATGGGGCGTTATCAAAGCTAACCCAGTACATATCGGGCATCTGTGTGGCGATGGCATTGGTGACTTTGATGGTGACGCCAGATTTATCCAGATTATCTTGCAGGGCCTTAACGACAGCGGTGTCGGTCTTGTCGCTTGCAGGTGTCGCTGTCGCCGTCGGTGTGGTTGTTTCACTTTTGGTTTGTGCTTTATCGCCACAGGCGGTAAGCAGTAGGACGCCTGATATGATGGCGGTTAGTAGGGTGGTTTTGGTGGTCATAATTATCTCAAAAATATAATTGCAAATTTGGGGATGGTCAACATCCGCCACGTGTCTCCAGTGTAACGGTTCTGCCTGCTTGGTAAAAGTTGGCGACTTCACCATCACAAGGATGGTCTTCAAATATAACTTTCTGTTTAAGCTGTTCAAATTGAGTTTTGCTCATTGG encodes:
- a CDS encoding DsbC family protein; protein product: MTTKTTLLTAIISGVLLLTACGDKAQTKSETTTPTATATPASDKTDTAVVKALQDNLDKSGVTIKVTNAIATQMPDMYWVSFDNAPSMFTDKSGTYLIQGQIAKLGDGEPVDIGADLLSAIAKDALAKVPESEQIIFTAQGDKKAHIYVFTDPTCHYCQKLHSEIDAITAGGVEVRYLAWPRAQKDIPLAKAIWCSSDRKDALAQAKQGKAINAPDCDNPVEQHMALGHTLGVSGTPAIFTASGMQIGGYVPADELIKLAIDNQ